A genome region from Panicum virgatum strain AP13 chromosome 4K, P.virgatum_v5, whole genome shotgun sequence includes the following:
- the LOC120703380 gene encoding phosphomannomutase/phosphoglucomutase-like, with product MATVTTSSPATLQSCKHASHGVVRYCSPLPWRRRSYSQVSTRATASSHGQPSATTGGRVEAPVGIAAEAGEEGDSIRRLQNGPDVRGVALEGEKGRPVDLTPLAVEVVAESFGEWLREELQRPEGEELRVSVGCDPRLSGARLSAALFAGLARAGCSVFDMGLATTPACFMSTILPRFNYDASIMMTASHLPYTRNGLKFFTKRGGLTSVDVEKICNRAAQKYVARKMGLGSRGTPPVVMRVDLMSAYSQHLRDIIKQRVAHPTHYDTPLKGFKVIVNAGNGCGGFFTWDVLEKLGADTTGSLHLEPDGMFPNQMPNPEDATAMSLTRDAVLAHGADLGVVFDTDVDRSGVVDDTGAAINGDRLIALMSAIVLDEHPGTMVVTDARASDGLTRFIASRGGHHCLYRVGYRNVIDKGVQLNNDGVETHLMMETTGHGALKENYFLDDGAYMVVKIVIEMVRMKLAGLEGGVGSLIMDLEEPAESVLLRMNILGEPKHAKQRGTMAVEAFKNYIQEDKLSGWVLDDCGDCSVGEGCLVDTNDHPIDVDAYMYRAKFYNENMRPLGMVHVRQSVHNPNIALNMQSYLPGGCKSMARDLHERFLLASGVNEFLDTREVEKFVK from the exons ATGGCCACCGTCACCACTTCTTCGCCTGCCACTCTGCAGTCATGCAAGCACGCTAGCCACGGCGTGGTGCGGTACTGCTCTCCTCtcccgtggaggaggaggagctacagCCAGGTGTCGACAAGAGCCACGGCGAGCTCACATGGTCAGCCCTCGGCGACGACAGGCGGCCGGGTAGAGGCGCCCGTTGGCATCGCCGcggaggcgggggaggagggcgaCAGTATCCGGAGGCTGCAGAACGGGCCGGACGTGCGGGGCGTGGCACTGGAGGGGGAGAAGGGCCGGCCAGTGGACCTCACGCCTCTGGCGGTCGAGGTTGTCGCGGAGAGCTTCGGGGAGTGGCTGCGTGAGGAGCTCCAGCGGCCGGAGGGCGAGGAGCTGCGGGTGTCTGTCGGCTGCGACCCACGGCTGTCGGGCGCAAGGCTCAGCGCCGCGCTCTTCGCGGGGCTCGCGAGGGCGGGGTGCTCCGTGTTCGACATGGGTCTCGCCACCACGCCAGCGTGCTTCATGAGCACCATACTGCCTCGGTTCAACTATGACGCGTCTATTATG ATGACGGCGTCACACCTGCCCTACACCCGCAACGGCCTCAAGTTCTTCACCAAGCGCGGCGGGTTGACCTCCGTGGACGTCGAGAAGATCTGTAATCGCGCGGCGCAAAAGTACGTGGCCCGGAAGATGGGCCTCGGCAGCAGGGGCACGCCGCCGGTGGTAATGCGCGTCGACCTCATGAGCGCCTACTCCCAGCACCTCCGTGACATCATCAAGCAGCGCGTCGCGCACCCGACGCACTACGACACCCCGCTGAAGGGCTTCAAGGTCATCGTGAACGCCGGCAACGGCTGCGGTGGCTTCTTCACGTGGGATGTCTTGGAGAAGCTCGGCGCCGACACAACGGGTAGCCTGCACCTGGAGCCCGACGGCATGTTCCCCAACCAAATGCCCAACCCGGAGGATGCCACTGCCATGTCGCTCACCCGCGACGCCGTGCTGGCCCACGGTGCGGACCTGGGGGTCGTCTTCGATACCGACGTGGACCGCAGCGGCGTGGTCGACGACACTGGCGCGGCTATTAACGGCGATAGGCTCATCGCGCTCATGTCGGCCATCGTGCTGGACGAGCACCCGGGCACAATGGTTGTCACCGACGCGCGCGCCAGCGATGGGCTCACGCGGTTCATCGCCTCCAGGGGAGGCCACCACTGCCTATACCGCGTGGGCTaccgcaacgtcatcgacaaGGGCGTCCAGCTCAACAATGACGGCGTAGAGACGCACCTGATGATGGAGACCACCGGCCACGGCGCGCTCAAGGAGAACTACTTCCTCGATGATG GTGCGTACATGGTGGTGAAAATTGTCATCGAGATGGTCCGGATGAAACTGGCAGGATTGGAGGGAGGCGTAGGGAGCCTCATCATGGATCTCGAGGAGCCTGCCGAGTCAGTTTTGTTGAGGATGAACATACTAGGTGAACCCAAGCATGCAAAGCAAAGGGGTACAATGGCCGTTGAGGCTTTCAAGAATTACATCCAG GAGGACAAACTTTCCGGTTGGGTGCTCGATGATTGCGGGGATTGCTCAGTTGGCGAGGGATGCCTCGTGGACACAAATGATCATCCTATCGATGTTGATGCATACATGTACAG AGCAAAATTTTACAACGAGAATATGAGACCATTGGGCATGGTCCACGTTCGTCAAAGTGTTCATAATCCCAATATAGCACTGAATATGCAATCCTATCTTCCTGGTGGTTGCAAATCCATGGCAAGGGATCTTCACGAAAG GTTTTTGTTGGCAAGTGGAGTAAATGAGTTCCTTGACACTAGAGAAGTAGAGAAATTTGTGAAGTAG